The proteins below are encoded in one region of Pseudomonas putida S13.1.2:
- a CDS encoding DMT family transporter, with protein sequence MSSSTPLSGVNQPLRGIALVVGATFLFASHDALSKFLGGIYPIVMVVWARYVVHTLLMAGIFLPKSGLNVLRTRRPVLQTLRALSLLSTSLLFTSGLQYLPLAEATAVNFLAPVLVTALSAPLLKERVTVGQWVAVVLGFIGVLVVVHPGGAMFTPAILYPFGSALGFCFYQLLTRILAAHDSPTTSNFYAGLCNTLAMSALVPFFWEVPRWDHALLMLALGGFGMTAHLLLTQAFRHAAPALLAPFSYCQIVFAGLLGLVFYSQVPDTLSLVGISVICLSGLGAAWMQRKK encoded by the coding sequence ATGAGTTCCAGCACACCGCTGTCCGGCGTCAACCAACCCTTGCGCGGTATCGCGCTGGTGGTGGGAGCGACGTTCCTGTTCGCCAGCCACGATGCCCTGTCCAAATTCCTCGGCGGCATTTACCCGATTGTGATGGTGGTGTGGGCGCGTTATGTCGTGCATACGCTGCTGATGGCCGGCATTTTCCTGCCCAAGTCTGGCCTCAACGTATTGCGCACCCGCCGGCCAGTACTGCAGACCTTGCGGGCCTTGAGCCTGCTGAGCACCAGCCTGCTGTTCACCAGCGGCCTTCAGTATCTGCCGCTGGCTGAGGCGACTGCGGTCAACTTCCTTGCCCCGGTGCTGGTTACCGCGCTGTCTGCTCCGCTGCTCAAAGAGCGGGTGACGGTGGGGCAGTGGGTGGCCGTAGTGCTGGGTTTCATCGGCGTGCTGGTGGTGGTGCACCCAGGTGGGGCGATGTTTACCCCGGCCATTCTGTATCCGTTCGGTTCGGCGTTGGGCTTCTGCTTCTATCAGTTGCTGACGCGCATTCTGGCTGCACATGACAGCCCGACCACCAGCAACTTCTATGCAGGGCTGTGCAACACCCTGGCAATGAGTGCACTGGTGCCGTTCTTCTGGGAGGTGCCGCGTTGGGACCATGCCCTGCTGATGCTGGCCCTGGGGGGCTTTGGCATGACGGCGCACCTGCTGCTGACCCAGGCCTTCCGCCATGCGGCACCGGCGTTGCTGGCACCGTTCAGCTACTGCCAGATCGTGTTTGCCGGGTTGCTTGGGCTTGTATTCTATAGCCAGGTGCCGGATACCCTGAGCCTGGTGGGAATTTCGGTGATCTGCCTCAGTGGGCTGGGCGCGGCGTGGATGCAGCGCAAGAAGTGA
- a CDS encoding muconate cycloisomerase family protein — MTSALIERIDAIIVDLPTIRPHKLAMHTMQQQTLVVLRVLCSDGVEGIGEATTIGGLAYGYESPEGIKANIDAHLAPALIGLAADNINAAMLKLDKLAKGNTFAKSGIESALLDAQGKRLGLPVSELLGGRVRDSLEVAWTLASGDTARDIAEAQHMLEIRRHRVFKLKIGANPVEQDLKHVVTIKRELGDSASVRVDVNQYWDESQAIRACQVLGDNGIDLIEQPISRINRGGQVRLNQRSPAPIMADESIESVEDAFSLAADGAASIFALKIAKNGGPRAVLRTAQIAEAAGIGLYGGTMLEGSIGTLASAHAFLTLRQLTWGTELFGPLLLTEEIVNEPPQYRDFQLHIPRTPGLGLTLDEQRLARFARR; from the coding sequence ATGACAAGCGCGCTGATTGAACGTATTGATGCAATTATCGTCGACCTGCCGACCATTCGCCCGCACAAGCTGGCAATGCACACCATGCAGCAGCAGACCCTGGTGGTATTGCGGGTGCTTTGCAGCGATGGCGTGGAAGGGATCGGTGAGGCCACCACCATTGGTGGCCTGGCCTATGGCTATGAAAGCCCTGAAGGCATCAAGGCCAACATCGACGCGCACCTGGCCCCGGCGCTGATCGGCCTGGCGGCGGACAACATCAACGCCGCCATGCTCAAGCTGGACAAGCTGGCCAAGGGCAACACCTTTGCCAAGTCGGGTATCGAAAGCGCCTTGCTCGACGCCCAGGGCAAACGCCTGGGGCTGCCGGTGAGCGAGCTGCTGGGTGGCCGTGTGCGCGACAGCCTGGAAGTGGCCTGGACCCTGGCCAGTGGCGACACCGCCCGGGATATCGCCGAAGCCCAGCACATGCTGGAAATCCGCCGTCACCGTGTGTTCAAGCTGAAGATTGGCGCCAACCCGGTGGAGCAGGACCTCAAACACGTGGTGACGATAAAACGCGAACTGGGCGACAGCGCCAGCGTGCGGGTGGACGTCAACCAGTACTGGGACGAATCCCAGGCCATCCGCGCTTGCCAGGTGCTTGGCGACAACGGTATCGACCTGATCGAGCAACCGATTTCGCGCATCAACCGGGGTGGCCAGGTGCGCCTGAACCAGCGCAGCCCTGCACCGATCATGGCCGATGAGTCCATCGAAAGCGTCGAGGATGCCTTCAGCCTGGCCGCCGACGGCGCCGCCAGCATCTTTGCCCTGAAAATTGCCAAGAACGGTGGCCCGCGCGCCGTGCTGCGCACTGCGCAAATCGCCGAGGCCGCCGGTATCGGCCTGTATGGCGGCACCATGCTCGAAGGCTCGATCGGCACCCTGGCCTCGGCCCATGCCTTCCTTACCCTGCGCCAGCTCACCTGGGGCACCGAGCTGTTTGGCCCGCTGCTGCTGACCGAAGAAATCGTCAACGAGCCGCCGCAATACCGCGACTTCCAGCTGCACATTCCCCGTACCCCAGGCCTGGGCCTGACCCTGGACGAACAGCGCCTGGCGCGCTTCGCCCGTCGCTGA
- a CDS encoding GNAT family N-acetyltransferase codes for MLPIALLPTTADQVPLIRNLYQFYSYESSDWEQEDVEVDGRFYIHDEHLQRYWQDDGWGAYLVLADGFIAGFVLVERSELPGIDALELADLFILKKYRRQGIGQAVALQLLGGEGDWLLRCYAQDAPAVAFCKAVLANLSRPAQAITLTDEPDLLSFLVSGARH; via the coding sequence ATGCTGCCCATCGCGCTGCTGCCAACCACCGCTGACCAGGTTCCGCTGATCCGCAACCTCTACCAGTTCTATTCCTACGAGTCCTCCGACTGGGAGCAGGAAGACGTCGAAGTGGACGGCCGCTTCTACATCCACGACGAGCACCTGCAACGCTACTGGCAGGACGACGGCTGGGGCGCTTACCTGGTGCTGGCGGACGGCTTCATCGCCGGTTTCGTCCTGGTGGAACGCAGCGAACTGCCGGGCATCGACGCGCTTGAGCTGGCTGACCTGTTCATCCTGAAAAAGTACCGCCGCCAGGGCATCGGCCAGGCGGTGGCGTTGCAGCTGCTGGGCGGCGAGGGTGACTGGTTGCTGCGGTGCTACGCACAAGACGCACCGGCCGTGGCGTTCTGCAAGGCTGTGCTGGCGAACCTGTCGCGCCCGGCGCAGGCCATTACCCTGACGGATGAGCCGGACCTGCTCAGTTTTCTGGTGAGCGGCGCCCGCCATTGA
- the catR gene encoding HTH-type transcriptional regulator CatR, translating into MELRHLRYFKVLAETLNFTRAAELLHIAQPPLSRQISQLEDEVGTLLVARERPLRLTEAGRFFYEQSCTVLQQLQNISDNTRRIGQGQRQWLGIGFAPSTLYNVLPELIRELRQDSELELGLSEMTTLQQVEALKSGRIDIAFGRIRIEDPAIAQQVLREDPLVAVLPKGHPLAGSPLSLAQLAGEAFILYPANPRPSYADHVLALFAQHGMSIRVSQWANELQTAIGLVAVGVGVTLVPASVQQQHRTDIEYVGLLDSSAVSPIILSRRKGDVSPIVQRCLGLIAQQVG; encoded by the coding sequence ATGGAGCTGCGCCACCTGCGTTACTTCAAGGTCTTGGCCGAGACCCTGAACTTCACCCGCGCCGCCGAGCTGCTGCACATTGCCCAACCGCCCTTGAGCCGGCAGATCAGCCAGCTGGAGGACGAGGTCGGCACCTTGCTGGTAGCGCGCGAACGCCCGCTGCGGCTGACCGAGGCCGGCCGCTTCTTCTACGAGCAGAGCTGCACCGTGCTGCAGCAACTGCAGAACATCAGTGACAACACCCGCCGCATTGGCCAGGGCCAGCGCCAGTGGCTAGGCATCGGCTTTGCCCCCTCGACCCTGTACAACGTGCTGCCAGAGCTGATCCGCGAGCTGCGCCAGGACAGCGAGCTGGAACTGGGCCTGAGCGAGATGACCACGCTGCAGCAGGTGGAAGCGCTGAAGAGCGGGCGAATCGACATCGCCTTCGGGCGCATTCGTATCGAGGACCCGGCCATTGCGCAACAGGTCCTGCGTGAAGACCCGCTGGTGGCCGTGCTGCCCAAGGGCCACCCGCTGGCGGGCAGCCCGCTCAGCCTCGCCCAGCTGGCTGGCGAGGCGTTCATCCTTTACCCGGCCAACCCCCGGCCCAGTTATGCCGACCACGTGCTGGCGCTGTTTGCCCAGCATGGCATGAGCATCCGCGTCAGCCAGTGGGCCAACGAACTGCAGACGGCCATCGGCCTGGTGGCCGTCGGCGTGGGGGTGACCCTGGTGCCAGCATCGGTCCAACAGCAGCACCGCACCGATATCGAGTATGTCGGCTTGCTTGATAGCAGCGCGGTCAGCCCGATCATTCTTAGCCGGCGCAAGGGTGACGTGAGCCCGATCGTGCAGCGGTGCCTGGGGTTGATAGCGCAGCAGGTCGGGTGA
- a CDS encoding amino acid permease: MQDMPASLEQSKPVTPDRDGHLQRTLENRHIQLISIGGAIGTGLFMGSGKVIALSGTSILLVYAILGFFVFFVMRAMGELLLSDLRFKSFADIVAHYLGPRAGFVLSWSYWLSWSVAVVGDVVVVAGFFQYWYPDAPAWLPAFFTLFVLLGLNMLAVRIFGEVEFWFGIIKIVAIVLLIITAAVMIATSYTSPNGVVASLSNVVAPGTVLPHGISGFFAGFQIAVFSFAGTELIGTTAAEAKNPHRSLPKAINTIPLRILLFYILALVCIISVVSWAEVPANRSPFVELFLLAGFPAAAGMINFVVLTSAASSANSGVYSGCRMLFGLAERRNAPALFARLSALSVPVYSLVFSGVCMLIGLSLLFIIPEVMTVFTLISTVSAILVIFTWSMILAAYLAYRKRNPAAHDASVFKLPGGVPMAITTLGFLGFVLVLLALQPDTRLALCVMPLWFVFLLLAYRRRAQAHS; the protein is encoded by the coding sequence ATGCAAGACATGCCCGCAAGCCTTGAGCAAAGCAAACCGGTAACGCCCGACCGTGACGGGCACCTGCAACGCACGCTGGAAAACCGCCACATCCAGCTGATTTCCATAGGCGGCGCCATCGGCACCGGCCTGTTCATGGGCTCGGGCAAGGTGATCGCGCTGTCCGGCACCTCGATCCTGCTGGTGTACGCCATCCTCGGGTTTTTCGTGTTCTTTGTCATGCGCGCCATGGGCGAGCTGCTGTTGTCCGACCTGCGCTTCAAGTCGTTCGCCGACATCGTTGCCCATTACCTGGGGCCGCGCGCCGGCTTTGTGCTGAGCTGGTCGTACTGGCTGAGCTGGAGCGTGGCGGTAGTCGGCGACGTGGTCGTGGTGGCCGGGTTCTTCCAGTACTGGTACCCCGATGCACCGGCCTGGCTACCCGCGTTCTTCACCCTGTTCGTGCTGCTGGGGCTGAACATGCTGGCGGTGCGGATTTTTGGCGAGGTGGAGTTCTGGTTCGGCATCATCAAGATCGTCGCCATCGTGCTGTTGATCATCACCGCGGCGGTGATGATCGCCACTTCCTATACCTCACCCAATGGCGTGGTTGCTTCGCTGTCCAACGTGGTCGCGCCGGGTACGGTGCTGCCCCATGGCATCAGCGGTTTCTTTGCCGGGTTCCAGATTGCCGTGTTTTCCTTTGCCGGTACCGAGCTGATCGGCACCACTGCGGCGGAAGCGAAGAACCCTCATCGCTCGCTGCCCAAGGCCATCAACACCATCCCCTTGCGCATTCTGCTGTTCTACATCCTGGCATTGGTGTGCATCATCAGCGTGGTGTCGTGGGCCGAGGTGCCGGCCAACCGCAGCCCCTTCGTCGAGCTGTTCCTGCTCGCCGGCTTCCCGGCGGCGGCCGGCATGATCAACTTCGTGGTGCTGACCTCGGCGGCCTCTTCGGCCAACAGCGGTGTCTACTCGGGCTGCCGAATGCTGTTCGGGCTGGCCGAGCGGCGTAACGCGCCGGCCCTGTTCGCCAGGCTTTCGGCACTGAGCGTGCCGGTGTACAGCCTGGTGTTTTCCGGCGTGTGCATGCTGATCGGGTTGAGCCTGCTGTTCATCATCCCCGAGGTGATGACGGTGTTCACGCTTATTTCGACCGTGTCGGCGATCCTGGTGATTTTTACCTGGTCGATGATCCTTGCGGCGTACCTTGCCTATCGCAAACGCAACCCGGCTGCGCACGATGCCTCGGTGTTCAAGTTGCCGGGCGGGGTGCCGATGGCCATTACCACCCTGGGTTTCCTCGGCTTTGTGCTGGTGCTGCTGGCGCTGCAACCGGATACCCGGTTGGCGCTGTGCGTGATGCCGTTGTGGTTCGTGTTCCTGCTGCTGGCCTACCGCCGCCGCGCTCAAGCACATTCCTGA
- a CDS encoding aldo/keto reductase, with protein MQRLTTRNGLALPAIGLGTWPMTGTECTQAVHQALDVGYRHIDTATAYENEAAVGQALRDSDVPREQIHLTTKVWWDRLEPKAMRQSLEDSLRALGTEQVDLFHIHWPGKDWDLARSIETLVALRDEGKARHIGVANFPLGLLRQVVETLGAPLSAIQVEYHVLLGQQPLLDYARRHDLLLTAYTPLARGEAAAQPVIQAIARKHGVLPSQVALKWLLDQDGVAAIPKASSRENQLANLAALNVELDDEDRAAIAQLPKDQRVVSPPFAPDWNS; from the coding sequence ATGCAAAGGCTCACCACCCGTAACGGTCTGGCCCTGCCTGCAATCGGCCTGGGCACCTGGCCGATGACCGGCACCGAATGCACCCAGGCCGTGCACCAGGCGCTGGACGTGGGTTACCGGCACATCGACACCGCCACTGCCTACGAAAACGAAGCAGCCGTAGGCCAGGCCCTGCGCGACAGCGACGTACCACGCGAGCAGATCCACCTCACCACCAAGGTGTGGTGGGACCGCCTGGAGCCCAAGGCCATGCGCCAGTCGCTGGAAGACAGCCTGCGCGCCCTGGGCACCGAGCAGGTCGACCTGTTCCATATCCACTGGCCCGGCAAGGACTGGGACCTGGCCCGCAGTATCGAGACCCTGGTAGCGCTGCGTGACGAGGGCAAGGCGCGCCACATCGGCGTGGCCAACTTCCCGCTGGGGCTGCTGCGCCAGGTGGTGGAAACCCTGGGCGCGCCGTTGTCGGCGATTCAGGTGGAATACCACGTGCTGCTCGGCCAGCAACCGCTGCTGGACTACGCCCGCCGCCATGACCTGCTGCTCACCGCCTACACCCCGCTGGCACGCGGTGAGGCGGCGGCGCAGCCTGTGATCCAGGCGATTGCCCGCAAGCATGGCGTGCTGCCCAGCCAGGTGGCGCTGAAGTGGTTGTTGGACCAGGACGGTGTGGCGGCAATCCCCAAGGCCAGTAGCCGCGAGAACCAGCTGGCCAACCTGGCAGCGTTGAACGTGGAACTGGACGACGAGGATCGCGCGGCGATTGCCCAATTACCGAAAGATCAGCGGGTGGTAAGCCCGCCGTTTGCGCCAGACTGGAATAGCTGA
- the catA gene encoding catechol 1,2-dioxygenase gives MTVKISHTADIQAFFNKVAGLDHAEGNPRFKQIILRVLQDTARLVEDLEITEDEFWHAIDYLNRLGGRNEAGLLAAGLGIEHFLDLLQDAKDAEAGLSGGTPRTIEGPLYVAGAPVAQGEARMDDGTDPGVVMFLQGQVFDADGKPLAGATVDLWHANTQGTYSYFDSTQSEYNLRRRIITDAEGRYRARSIVPSGYGCDPQGPTQECLDLLGRHGQRPAHVHFFISAPGHRHLTTQINFEGDKYLWDDFAYATRDGLIGELRFIEDAAAARDRGVQGERFAELAFDFHLQGATAVEAEARSHRPRALQEG, from the coding sequence ATGACCGTGAAAATTTCCCACACTGCCGACATTCAAGCCTTCTTCAACAAAGTGGCTGGCCTGGACCACGCCGAAGGCAACCCGCGCTTCAAGCAGATCATCCTGCGTGTGCTGCAGGACACCGCGCGCCTGGTCGAAGACCTGGAAATCACCGAAGACGAGTTCTGGCACGCCATTGATTATCTCAACCGCCTGGGTGGCCGTAACGAAGCTGGCCTGCTGGCCGCAGGCCTGGGCATCGAGCACTTCCTCGACCTGCTGCAGGACGCCAAGGATGCCGAGGCCGGCCTGAGCGGCGGCACCCCGCGGACCATCGAAGGCCCGCTGTATGTCGCCGGCGCGCCGGTGGCACAAGGCGAAGCGCGCATGGACGACGGTACCGACCCCGGCGTGGTGATGTTCCTGCAGGGGCAGGTGTTCGATGCCGACGGCAAGCCGCTGGCCGGCGCCACCGTCGACCTCTGGCACGCCAACACCCAAGGTACCTATTCGTACTTCGACTCGACCCAGTCTGAGTACAACCTGCGCCGCCGCATCATTACCGATGCCGAGGGCCGCTACCGTGCGCGCTCCATCGTGCCATCGGGGTATGGTTGCGACCCGCAGGGCCCGACCCAGGAGTGCCTGGACCTGCTCGGCCGTCATGGTCAGCGACCGGCGCACGTGCACTTCTTCATCTCGGCACCCGGGCACCGGCACCTGACCACGCAGATCAACTTCGAGGGTGACAAGTACCTGTGGGACGACTTTGCCTACGCCACCCGTGACGGGCTGATCGGCGAGTTGCGCTTTATCGAGGATGCTGCTGCGGCGCGTGACCGCGGCGTGCAAGGCGAGCGTTTTGCCGAACTGGCGTTCGACTTCCACCTGCAGGGGGCCACGGCGGTGGAGGCCGAGGCCCGCAGCCACCGGCCGCGTGCGTTGCAGGAAGGATAA
- a CDS encoding putative bifunctional diguanylate cyclase/phosphodiesterase: MSLVASPDIMYRLLIQSVVDYAIYMLTPEGVVANWNPGAQRAKGYHAEEIVGQHYSLFYTDAERAAGLPAHNLEQARSTGRFEEVGSRLRKDGSAFHAHVVIDAVYDDAGQLVGFAKVTRDISERRRQEVELLQAKELAEQYSQEMAKLSQFLDSVIANIPASVIVQDLESQRILLANQQAERLFGGPERSMIGQLPGECLSPAAADYLEQQLGRGARNTKGHAAETRVDTARGPRTLRSRTLLSQNCEGQADYVLFVAEDATEELAAHAQIHHMAHHDALTGLPNRTLFNERLRQALVRGSENGKLTAALCLDLDNFKNINDSLGHAFGDKLLRELGKRLRRELREHDTLARLGGDEFAVVLTGLDGRDAACNTAQRLINAICPPFQIEGHQFTVGVSIGIAIAPDDNDQAEQLLGYADMALYEAKRNGRNRYECFEVELDVAARQRRLVETDLRTALHLGQLQLHYQPVVDQQTHCITGYEALLRWEHPSRGMVMPMDFIPIAEETGLIHELGTRALNLACQEAASWDSEQTVSVNLSPVQFKNANLVQVVALALADSGLSAQRLELEITESVLLGNSEENVRTLRALKDLGVSISLDDFGTGYSSLGYLRSFPFDRIKIDKSFVHDMCESREAMSIIRAITDLSNSLMIKTTAEGVESEEQMRRLAAEGCSHFQGYLYGRPAPASERLKQVITPG, encoded by the coding sequence ATGTCGCTAGTCGCAAGCCCCGACATCATGTACCGGCTGTTGATTCAGAGTGTGGTGGACTATGCCATCTACATGCTCACCCCCGAAGGTGTCGTCGCCAACTGGAACCCCGGCGCCCAGCGTGCCAAGGGGTACCACGCCGAGGAAATCGTCGGTCAGCATTACTCGCTGTTCTACACCGATGCCGAGCGCGCCGCCGGGCTGCCCGCGCATAACCTGGAGCAGGCGCGCAGCACCGGGCGCTTTGAAGAGGTCGGTTCGCGCCTGCGCAAGGACGGCTCGGCCTTCCACGCCCATGTAGTAATCGATGCGGTGTACGACGATGCCGGGCAGCTGGTGGGTTTTGCCAAGGTTACCCGCGACATTTCCGAACGCCGCCGCCAGGAGGTGGAGCTGCTGCAGGCCAAGGAACTGGCCGAGCAGTACAGCCAGGAAATGGCCAAGCTGTCGCAGTTCCTGGATTCGGTAATTGCCAATATCCCCGCCAGCGTCATCGTCCAGGACCTCGAAAGCCAGCGCATCCTGTTGGCCAACCAGCAGGCGGAGCGCCTGTTCGGCGGCCCAGAACGCAGCATGATCGGCCAACTGCCTGGCGAATGCCTGAGCCCGGCCGCTGCCGATTACCTTGAACAACAACTGGGGCGGGGTGCTCGCAACACCAAGGGCCATGCTGCCGAGACCCGGGTCGACACCGCCCGTGGTCCACGGACCCTGCGCAGCCGTACCTTGCTCAGCCAAAACTGCGAAGGCCAGGCCGACTACGTGCTATTTGTCGCCGAAGATGCCACCGAGGAACTGGCCGCCCACGCGCAGATCCACCACATGGCGCACCATGACGCGCTCACCGGGCTGCCCAACCGCACCCTGTTCAACGAACGCCTGCGTCAGGCGCTGGTGCGTGGCAGCGAGAATGGCAAGCTGACCGCCGCCCTGTGCCTGGACCTGGACAACTTCAAGAACATCAACGACTCCCTCGGCCATGCCTTCGGCGACAAGCTGCTGCGCGAGCTGGGCAAGCGCCTGCGCCGTGAGCTGCGCGAGCACGACACCCTGGCCCGGCTGGGCGGTGACGAGTTTGCCGTGGTACTGACCGGGCTTGATGGCCGCGATGCCGCGTGCAACACCGCGCAGCGCCTGATCAATGCCATTTGCCCGCCGTTCCAGATCGAAGGCCACCAGTTCACGGTGGGGGTAAGTATCGGTATTGCCATTGCCCCCGATGACAACGACCAGGCCGAGCAGCTACTCGGCTATGCCGACATGGCGCTGTACGAGGCCAAGCGCAACGGGCGAAACCGCTACGAGTGCTTCGAGGTGGAACTGGACGTTGCAGCCCGCCAGCGCCGCCTGGTGGAAACCGACCTGCGCACCGCGCTGCACCTGGGGCAGTTGCAACTGCACTACCAGCCGGTGGTCGACCAGCAGACCCATTGCATCACCGGCTATGAAGCGTTGCTGCGCTGGGAGCACCCGAGCCGTGGCATGGTGATGCCCATGGACTTCATACCCATTGCCGAAGAAACCGGGTTGATTCATGAGCTGGGCACCCGGGCCTTGAACCTGGCCTGCCAGGAGGCGGCGAGCTGGGACAGCGAGCAGACGGTGTCGGTGAACCTGTCGCCGGTCCAGTTCAAGAATGCCAACCTGGTGCAGGTTGTGGCCTTGGCCCTGGCCGATTCGGGCCTGTCGGCGCAGCGTCTGGAGCTGGAAATAACCGAGTCGGTGCTGCTGGGTAACAGCGAAGAAAACGTGCGCACCCTGCGCGCGCTGAAGGACCTGGGCGTTTCCATTTCGCTGGACGACTTCGGCACCGGGTATTCATCGCTCGGCTACTTGCGGTCGTTCCCGTTCGACCGGATCAAGATCGACAAGTCGTTTGTGCATGACATGTGCGAAAGCCGTGAGGCGATGTCGATCATCCGCGCCATTACCGACCTGTCCAACAGCCTGATGATCAAGACCACGGCCGAGGGTGTGGAGTCGGAAGAGCAGATGCGCCGGCTGGCGGCGGAGGGGTGCTCGCATTTCCAGGGCTACCTGTACGGGCGGCCGGCACCGGCGAGCGAGCGGTTGAAGCAGGTCATTACGCCAGGCTGA
- the catC gene encoding muconolactone Delta-isomerase, translating to MLFHVKMTVKLPVDMDPAKATQLKADEKDLAQRLQREGTWRHLWRIAGHYANYSVFDVPSVEALHDTLMQLPLFPYMDIEVDGLCRHPSSIHSDDR from the coding sequence ATGCTGTTCCACGTGAAGATGACCGTGAAACTGCCGGTGGACATGGACCCGGCCAAGGCCACTCAGCTCAAGGCCGATGAAAAGGACTTGGCCCAGCGCCTGCAACGTGAAGGCACCTGGCGCCACCTGTGGCGCATTGCCGGGCACTACGCCAACTACAGCGTGTTCGATGTGCCCAGTGTCGAGGCGTTGCACGACACCCTGATGCAATTGCCGTTGTTCCCGTACATGGACATCGAGGTCGACGGCCTGTGCCGGCATCCCTCGTCGATCCACAGCGACGACCGCTGA